Proteins from a genomic interval of Yarrowia lipolytica chromosome 1E, complete sequence:
- a CDS encoding uncharacterized protein (Compare to YALI0E34067g, some similarities with uniprot|P22209 Saccharomyces cerevisiae YAR018c KIN3 ser/thr protein kinase), whose amino-acid sequence MEFEELELIGRGSFGQIRKVRRINDGQILARKEISYRRMTPKEKEQLIAEFRILKGLHHTNIVGYLHHEHLPDKHLVHLYMDYCGGGDLAGLIQQCKETDERVPERIVWSIFTQLLLALYRCHFGQDAPPLTDLFTNQGEEDEVYPSNVILHRDIKPDNIFLDGDHCVKLGDFGLAKMLDQSHMMANTFVGTPYYMSPEVLLNDVSSPASDIWSLGCVIYELCQLHPPFQAKNHVQLTQRVQDGMYPELPPRYSSTLKRTIQACLDINPHNRPSTATLLRLDIIKLVRKDRMLSEQHQHLLEYQENLKREVEIFEERREEVLQISQNLEQYRETVEQEYFNNIQSELESVVEQEVERRVRQALADLPAPTPPPPISPTAHRSSPRDISMSFSPSQLTPIKHVKGPRGLAISTPLKRTPLKPLEELPLTNASNPSLTSSGSSHDSDKSASKQRAAPHFHAVYAGFKTPAAVKRPAKRTYIDQWDEAPSPFLRRQAAASYD is encoded by the coding sequence ATGGAATTTGAAGAATTGGAGCTCATTGGACGAGGATCCTTTGGCCAGATCCGAAAAGTGCGACGCATAAACGATGGACAGATTCTGGCCAGAAAGGAAATCTCATACCGAAGAATGACGCCCAAGGAGAAAGAGCAGCTTATTGCCGAGTTTCGCATCCTCAAAGGACTCCATCACACCAACATTGTTGGTTATCTGCACCACGAACACCTGCCAGACAAACACCTGGTCCATCTTTACATGGACtactgtggaggaggagacttgGCAGGGCTCATCCAGCAGTGCAAGGAGACAGATGAAAGGGTGCCCGAGCGAATTGTATGGAGCATCTTCAcacagctgcttctggcaCTTTACAGATGCCATTTTGGACAAGATGCTCCTCCTCTAACCGATCTGTTTACCaaccaaggagaagaggaTGAAGTCTATCCCAGCAACGTCATTCTACACCGAGATATCAAACCCGATAACATTTTTCTTGACGGTGACCATTGCGTCAAGCTGGGGGACTTTGGACTCGCCAAAATGCTGGATCAGAGCCATATGATGGCCAACACCTTTGTGGGCACCCCTTACTACATGTCTCCCGAGGTACTTCTCAACGATGTGTCTTCGCCGGCCTCAGACATATGGTCACTGGGATGCGTCATCTACGAGCTGTGCCAACTGCATCCTCCCTTCCAGGCCAAAAACCATGTCCAACTCACACAAAGGGTCCAGGACGGTATGTACCCCGAGTTACCCCCACGATACTCGTCCACCCTGAAACGAACCATCCAGGCATGTCTGGATATCAACCCTCATAACCGACCGTCTACAGCAACCCTACTGAGACTTGACATCATTAAGCTGGTCCGAAAAGACCGTATGCTCTCtgagcagcaccagcacctgCTGGAGTATCAGGAGAACCTCAAACGCGAAGTCGAAATTTTCGAGGaacgccgagaagaagtccTTCAAATTTCCCAAAACCTTGAACAGTACCGGGAGACAGTGGAACAGGAATACTTCAACAACATTCAGAGCGAACTGGAGTCTGTTGTTGAGCAAGAGGTGGAACGAAGGGTCCGGCAGGCCCTTGCAGACTTGCCCGCTCCAACCCCTCCGCCACCCATCTCTCCTACTGCCCACCGATCTTCTCCCCGAGACATCTCCATGTCtttctctccttctcagctTACACCAATCAAGCACGTCAAGGGTCCTCGAGGGCTGGCTATCTCTACCCCTCTCAAACGCACTCCTCTCAAGCCTCTTGAGGAGCTGCCTTTAACCAACGCCTCTAACCCATCATTGACCTCGTCTGGCTCGTCCCATGACTCGGACAAGTCTGCATCCAAGCAGCGTGCTGCCCCGCATTTCCACGCTGTCTACGCTGGATTCAAAACCCCAGCCGCCGTCAAACGACCAGCCAAGAGAACCTACATCGACCAATGGGACGAAGCTCCCAGTCCCTTTCTAAGACGACAGGCTGCCGCCAGTTATGACTAA